The proteins below are encoded in one region of Diceros bicornis minor isolate mBicDic1 chromosome 14, mDicBic1.mat.cur, whole genome shotgun sequence:
- the LOC131413948 gene encoding olfactory receptor 12D3-like encodes MENITTGNEFLLLGLTSIQELQPILFTTFLILYVIDLFGNGFILVIVISEPRLHSPMYFFLGNLSCLDICYSSVTMPKLMSNLLSTNKAITFPGCITQLHFFHFLGGTEALLLTIMGFDRFVAVCHPLRYTVIMNPQVCSLLAAGAWLTSFFYALMHSVMTARLNFCHSQKLPYFFCDVKPLLELAFGDIRLNQWLIFTVTCSLAMASCFLTLLSYFYVIGFLLFQNWSCRVLHKSLSTCASHFMVVSLYFGTMALIYIPPTSATSVIQERFVAVVHTTVTPVLNPLIYTLRNKEVKLALRRVFGRKLKLFA; translated from the coding sequence ATGGAGAACATCACTACAGGGAATGAGTTTCTTTTGCTGGGACTGACCTCCATTCAGGAGCTGCAACCTATACTCTTTACGACCTTCCTCATTCTATACGTGATAGATCTCTTTGGAAATGGGTTTATATTAGTGATTGTCATCTCAGAGCCAAGACTCCACTCCCCTATGTATTTTTTCCTGGGAAATCTTTCTTGTCTGGATATCTGCTATTCTTCGGTGACAATGCCCAAACTCATGTCAAACCTCCTCTCCACTAACAAGGCCATAACCTTCCCAGGCTGCATCACTCAGCTACACTTCTTCCACTTTCTGGGGGGCACTGAGGCCCTCTTGCTGACCATTATGGGCTTTGACAGATTTGTGGCTGTCTGCCACCCACTTCGTTATACTGTTATCATGAACCCCCAGGTTTGTAGTCTCTTGGCAGCTGGGGCCTGGCTCACCAGTTTCTTTTATGCTCTGATGCATTCTGTCATGACTGCACGCCTGAACTTTTGCCACTCTCAAAAACTCCCCTACTTCTTCTGTGACGTGAAGCCCCTTTTAGAATTGGCTTTTGGGGATATACGGCTCAATCAGTGGCTCATTTTCACTGTCACTTGCAGCTTAGCCATGGCATCATGCTTCCTCACCCTCCTCTCCTACTTCTATGTTATTGGTTTTCTTCTGTTCCAGAACTGGAGCTGCAGGGTGCTCCACAAATCTCTGTCCACTTGTGCCTCCCATTTCATGGTGGTATCTCTCTATTTTGGAACTATGGCACTCATCTATATTCCCCCCACATCTGCCACCTCTGTAATACAGGAGCGTTTTGTGGCTGTCGTACACACCACTGTCACTCCAGTGCTGAATCCACTGATATACACCCTTAGGAATAAGGAAGTGAAATTGGCTCTGAGGAGAGTCTTTGGGAGGAAATTGAAGCTGTTTGCCTGA